In one window of Chloroflexota bacterium DNA:
- a CDS encoding squalene/phytoene synthase family protein, with amino-acid sequence LQTVNVIRGLREDYKRGWIFVPKTFCAAVNIKREDLFRPEHRAEAIQVLDMLADKAERHLCAAMTYLKALPPWQHSIRLFCIFPLMFAVRTLAISRKNHSVLESEAKISREEVTRIVRDSTLWGWSNLWLDHYYRQLSTVAE; translated from the coding sequence CTGCAAACCGTGAATGTCATTCGCGGCCTGCGCGAGGATTACAAGCGCGGTTGGATTTTTGTGCCGAAGACATTCTGCGCCGCTGTCAACATCAAACGCGAAGACCTCTTTCGCCCTGAACATCGCGCCGAAGCCATCCAGGTGCTCGACATGCTGGCCGACAAGGCCGAGCGCCACCTGTGCGCGGCTATGACTTACCTCAAGGCCCTGCCGCCCTGGCAGCACAGCATCCGCCTCTTCTGCATCTTTCCCCTCATGTTCGCCGTGCGCACCCTGGCCATCAGCCGCAAGAATCACAGCGTGCTGGAGAGCGAAGCCAAAATCAGCCGCGAAGAAGTCACACGCATCGTCCGCGACTCGACGTTATGGGGTTGGTCGAACTTGTGGCTGGATCACTACTACCGGCAGTTGAGCACGGTGGCGGAGTGA